A single Oryctolagus cuniculus chromosome 18, mOryCun1.1, whole genome shotgun sequence DNA region contains:
- the LOC100355590 gene encoding beta-1,4-mannosyl-glycoprotein 4-beta-N-acetylglucosaminyltransferase: MEDKNICAKIGIKEFLPEDTHHSPLHGSHTGRGSLRTAGVWETRTPAPPAMRGAGCQHRQSPGWGVRLRGGLRGSQSRRCRFLLALCVASLCFISFLHFKGLSSVPFPWKGASLCPDLMSCVLWSRAPVTPAAGSRQAIPLYFRSPLLPPAPRRAKELHRVDFVLPEVTNKYFVRSHAGGVCFKPGTRMLEPEGAEARPAAPRKAPGPAGSCACLAGWHGPSCGVPAMVHYSNLPTKQQLAPRAVPRRVINALNVNHEFDLLHVRFHELGDVVDAFVVCESNFTAHGEPRPLRFREMLTNGTYAYIRHKVLYVFLDHFPPGGRMDGWIADDYLRTFLTRDGVARLRNVRPDDVFILDDADEIPARDGLLFLKLYDGWPEPFAFHLRKSLYGFFWKQPGSLEVVSGCTVDMLRAVYRLDGIHLRRHQYYHMPDFRAYENRTGHTLVQWALGSPLHFAGWHCSWCFTPEGIYFKLVSAQNGDLPRWGNFEDKRDLDYIRSLVRTGGWFDGSQWKYPPADPSEHMYAPKYLLRNYDQFRYLLDNPYLEPQSLGAGGQQSSVPTPSHSLPGADWTPQQTKAV, encoded by the coding sequence ATATCTGTGCTAAAATTGGGATCAAAGAATTTTTACCAGAAGACACACACCACTCGCCTCTGCACGGGTCCCACACGGGCCGTGGATCCCTCCGCACGGCTggggtgtgggagaccaggaccccCGCGCCGCCTGCGATGCGGGGCGCTGGCTGCCAGCACCGGCAGAGCCCGGGATGGGGCGTGAGACTTCGCGGGGGACTGCGGGGGTCGCAGAGCAGACGCTGCAGGTTCTTACTCGCGCTCTGCGTGGCCAGCTTGTGCTTCATCTCCTTCCTGCACTTCAAGGGCCTGTCCTCGGTCCCCTTCCCCTGGAAAGGGGCCTCGCTCTGCCCCGACCTGATGTCCTGCGTGCTCTGGAGCCGCGCCCCCGTCACGCCCGCGGCCGGCAGCCGGCAGGCCATCCCGCTGTACTTCCGCTCGCCCCTGCTGCCACCGGCGCCCCGCAGGGCCAAGGAGCTGCATCGGGTGGACTTCGTGTTGCCAGAGGTCACCAACAAGTATTTCGTGCGCTCCCATGCGGGGGGCGTCTGCTTCAAGCCCGGCACCAGGATGCTGGAGCCCGAAGGGGCCGAAGCCCGCCCTGCTGCGCCGCGGAAAGCTCCGGGGCCGGCGGGCAGCTGCGCGTGCCTGGCCGGCTGGCACGGGCCCAGCTGCGGCGTGCCCGCCATGGTGCACTACTCCAACCTGCCCACCAAGCAGCAGCTGGCGCCCCGGGCCGTGCCGCGCCGCGTCATCAACGCCCTCAACGTCAACCACGAGTTCGACCTGCTGCACGTGCGCTTCCACGAGCTGGGCGACGTGGTGGACGCCTTCGTGGTGTGTGAGTCCAACTTCACGGCCCACGGCGAGCCGCGGCCGCTCAGGTTCCGCGAGATGCTCACCAACGGCACCTACGCCTACATCCGCCACAAGGTGCTCTACGTCTTCCTGGACCACTTCCCGCCCGGCGGCCGTATGGACGGCTGGATTGCCGACGACTACCTGCGCACCTTCCTCACGCGGGACGGCGTGGCGCGCCTGCGCAACGTGCGGCCCGACGACGTGTTCATCCTGGACGACGCGGACGAGATCCCCGCGCGCGACGGCCTGCTCTTCCTCAAGCTCTACGACGGCTGGCCCGAGCCCTTCGCCTTCCACTTGCGCAAGTCGCTCTACGGCTTCTTCTGGAAGCAGCCGGGCAGCCTGGAGGTGGTGTCGGGCTGCACGGTGGACATGCTGCGGGCCGTGTACCGGCTGGACGgcatccacctgcggcgccaccaGTACTACCACATGCCCGACTTCCGTGCCTACGAGAACCGCACCGGCCACACCCTGGTGCAGTGGGCGCTCGGCAGCCCGCTGCACTTCGCTGGCTGGCACTGCTCCTGGTGCTTCACGCCCGAGGGCATCTACTTCAAGCTCGTGTCCGCGCAGAATGGCGACTTGCCACGCTGGGGCAACTTCGAGGACAAGCGCGACCTCGACTACATCCGCAGCTTGGTCCGTACCGGGGGCTGGTTCGATGGCTCGCAGTGGAAGTACCCACCCGCCGACCCCAGCGAGCACATGTATGCCCCCAAGTACCTGCTCAGGAACTATGACCAGTTCCGCTACCTGCTCGACAACCCCTACCTGGAGCCCCAGAGCTTGGGGGCAGGCGGCCAGCAGAGCTCGGTCCCGACCCCAAGTCACTCGCTGCCAGGGGCAGATTGGACGCCACAGCAAACAAAGGCTGTGTGA